A single region of the Kwoniella botswanensis chromosome 1, complete sequence genome encodes:
- a CDS encoding chitin synthase export chaperone codes for MSDSFKFGSFDYSCEHAALVVCPLLGSSQGTMATCYSRNVQLGSQIIFQPATCFVHIAALGMTAIMLFHVRSKYTAVGRKEIVTFFYMYMFVELLAIFLDSAIIPTAHAVYPWFTAVYAGAVGALYWCILINGFVGFQLYEDGTPISLWFLRLSSLAIWGICFFVAIATFKGFASFSFEKPVGLFVTYLVFPAVCAVIYFVSQLLLVVRTLDDRWVIGDLVFMAGFYICGILLLLAFSVTICDKVNHYVDGVFFFSMAMLLTVMMIYKYWDSITKEDLEFSVGSKAAVWEVKDPLMAGGSEYYPEDDTQSSYRGAGGSLVGGMGGNNYYGNYPAQTYGQQGYSQQGYGGGYGGNQQYGGGHY; via the exons atGTCAGACAGCTTCAAGTTCGGTTCGTTCGACTATTCCTGTGAACATGCCGCTTTGGTGGTATGCCCACTCCTCGGGTCATCTCAGGGGACGATGGCGACGTGTTATAGTAGAAATGTTCAGTTGGGTTCACAAATCATATTTCAACCTG CAACATGTTTCGTCCACATCGCCGCACTGGGAATGACAGCCATCATGTTATTCCACGTTCGATCAAAGTACACCGCTgtaggaaggaaagaaatcGTCACTTTCTTCTACATGTATATGTTTGTTGAATTGTTGGCTATATTTTTGGATTCCGCTATTATCCCTACTGCTCATGCCGTTTATCCC TGGTTCACGGCTGTTTATGCTGGAGCGGTCGGAGCGTTGTATTGGTGTATCTTGATTAATGGATTTGTTGGATTCCAATTATATGAAGATGGTACACCGATAAGTTTATGG TTCCTCCGATTATCATCCCTCGCTATATGGGGTATATGCTTCTTCGTCGCCATCGCCACATTCAAGGGATTCGCTTCTTTCTCATTCGAGAAGCCTGTCGGATTATTCGTCACTTACCTTGTTTTCCCCGCTGTATGCGCTGTCATCTATTTTGTCTCTCAACTTTTGTTGGTAGTGCGAACCTTGGATGATCGATGG GTCATCGGAGATCTGGTCTTCATGGCTGGATTTTACATATGCGGTATCTTGCTGTTACTTGCTTTCAGCGTTACGATCTGTGATAAAGTCAACCACTAtgttgatggag TATTCTTTTTCTCGATGGCTATGCTCTTgacagtgatgatgatctacaaGTACTGGGACT CCATTACCAAGGAAGATCTCGAATTCTCAGTCGGGTCCAAAGCTGCCGTTTGGGAAGTGAAAGATCCACTTATGGCT GGCGGATCTGAATACTACCCTGAAGACGATACACAATCTTCCTACAGGGGTGCAGGAGGATCTTTGGtaggtggaatgggaggaaATAATTATTATGGTAATTACCCAGCGCAGACTTATGGTCAACAGGGATATAGTCAACAAGGTTATGGGGGTGGTTATGGGGGTAATCAACAGTATGGTGGAGGACATTATTAG